The Pseudanabaena sp. PCC 6802 genomic interval ACTGCGATGGAATCTTTTTGATGGTGGTGGGGCACAAGCTGCCGCCGATCAAGAAGAGGTGAATAAGGCGATCGCTGAAACTAAGTTCACCGACATGCGCAATCAAATTCGTCTTCAGGTGGAAAAAGCCTATAAAAATCTGCATACCAATGCCAAAAATATTCAAACTGCTGCACTCGCTTTGAAACAAGCACAAGAAAGCTTAGATCTTGCACGACTGCGGTTTCAGGCTGGTGTTGGTACTCAGTTAGATGTATCTACAGCTCAAAGTGAATTGACTAAGGCAGATGGCAATCGTGTTAGAGCAATTTTGAACTATAATCGTGCGCTTGCCTCGCTTCAGAGAGCAATAGCTAAATAGATATTCTCATACGTTCAAATTAGATATTCCAATTTCATCACGATTTCATTCCTCTCTGTCATGCTAATAAACGACAAGTTAATGATGTGAATTATTGAGAGGAAACATGTTAAAAAGGTTGATTTATGCCACCGTATCTACACTAGCACTTCTAACTTCGGTTCCCGCTTTACAAGCTGAGGATGTTTCGTCTAGTCCTAAAGCTACCCAAATTATTCACAGTAGTGCGATTCCTAATAATGCAGGTGCCCCCAGACCAACCTACCATTTTGAAATCCGCGTTGGCGGTGGGTCTCTTTCGCAGATGACAATTGATATACCAGAGGAGGTGGCGATTGGCGAGATAGAAGTTAAATCTCAGTCAGGGCAAAAAATTGACACCACTGTCTCTATGAATGGCAAGGCGGCGACAGTGGCTTTTGCACAGCCGATCGCTGTAGGCACTAATATGGATGTTTACCTGAGAGATGTAAATACTAGATGGAAGTATCCTAAGACATGGTTTTTCCCCATTTCTGGCAGTGTTGGGGGTGTAAATATCCCATTTGGACTGGGCCGAATTCAGACCTACGGTCACTAAGCTCTACAAGAGTGCCTGAATTTCCGCAATACCTATACCAGTTTTCTGGCTGATAGTTTCGATGTCGAGTAGACCAAGAAGGGAGCGGGCGATCGCTATTGCTTTCTCCCGCTCACCTTCAGCTCGACCTTCAGCATGACCTTCAGCTCGACCATCCTGTCTTGCCTTTAAAATTGCGTTGCGATTATCATGCAAAAACATTTCTCGCTTTTCTAATAGTTCTAGTTCCTTTTTGCTCAGTTTACTTTGCTTCGCGACCTCAAAAGCGTGATGAAGTGCTGGCACCTCATCTAAATTTGGTGGTGCTGTTTGAAGCTTGTTAGCAGATCGCAGAAAGTACAACCATTTATCGGTCAGGGTTTCCAACTGATCTAATTCACGCTTGAATTTAGGCAACTCCACAAACACTAGCTCAATATCATCGCTGTAGTCGGTCAAATCGTCTTTCTCCTTGAGGCGATAACGGGAGATGATCCGTTCTTGCTCTGGAAACATCTCAAAATCGGTTATCGTTAGGGCAATCACAGGATTTAGTAATGTGTAATCTTCCCCAACAGACAGTTGAATCGAAAAGGCTTTGGCAGCATTGTAGAGTACCCGTTTTTCAAACCCCAACACATTCAATACCTGCATTTCAATAATCACGGTTTTATTACCTGCGATCGTGGCTTTGACATCGAGATAAGAATCTTTCATCCCTTTAATGCGTGGAGCCTGGTAGGGATCGATAATTTCTACATCGAGAATAGTTTCTTTCTCTTCATAGAGAATGGCATTGAGGAAACTAATTAGAATATCTTTGCTCTTTTTAGAGCCAAAGATTTTCTTGAAAGCAAAGTCAGTTTTGGGGTTGATAAATGTCGTCATAACGACGTAACTCAAGCGAGGGATTCAAGTGCATTTATTCTAACAAATCGAACAATGTAGCCCCAAAAGTACAGATCCGAAAATTTCATCCCAATTTCATCGCCTTATGAAAAACTGTATTCAGCCCTAGCAAATCTAACCTTTTACCTTATCAGTGGATAATAACTATGACTTATTACCGCCCCCTCGCCAAGCAGCATTTCGTGGCTGGAGCATTAGTCAGTCTAGCTTTATTAGCTCTTCCTAGCGCCTATCCAGTCAGCGTACTTGCCCATGCGGGGCATGGTAGTGAGTTTGGCGGCAATAAAGCCACGCAATCCAAGGATGCGATCGCCGTCGATGCAGAAACAGCAAAGCGGATGGGACTCAAAGTAGAACCTGTCGCCTCTAAGCGCCTAGCCTTAGGGATTCAAACCACGGGGCAAATTGCGCATATGCCCGATCGCAAAGCCGAAGTCACTACCCCAATCAAAGGTAAGGTGGTGAAGCTATTTGTCAAACCAGGCGCAGTGGTGAAAGCAGGTCAGGTTTTGGCAATTCTATCTAGCCCAGAACTAGGGGAATTGCGGGTGAGTGCGATCGAAAAGCGGGCGGAAGCTGAGGTAGATCTGCGATTAGCGCAGCAAAACTACGATCGCCAGAAGCAAATAGCTACGTTAGACATAGAGCAAGCCAGAACTGAACTTAAGATAGATCGGGAGCGCTACGATCGAGACAAGGAACTGCAAGAGCGCGGGGCAATTCCCAAACGGCAGTTGCTAGAATCG includes:
- a CDS encoding DUF2808 domain-containing protein; translated protein: MLKRLIYATVSTLALLTSVPALQAEDVSSSPKATQIIHSSAIPNNAGAPRPTYHFEIRVGGGSLSQMTIDIPEEVAIGEIEVKSQSGQKIDTTVSMNGKAATVAFAQPIAVGTNMDVYLRDVNTRWKYPKTWFFPISGSVGGVNIPFGLGRIQTYGH
- a CDS encoding Rpn family recombination-promoting nuclease/putative transposase, with the translated sequence MTTFINPKTDFAFKKIFGSKKSKDILISFLNAILYEEKETILDVEIIDPYQAPRIKGMKDSYLDVKATIAGNKTVIIEMQVLNVLGFEKRVLYNAAKAFSIQLSVGEDYTLLNPVIALTITDFEMFPEQERIISRYRLKEKDDLTDYSDDIELVFVELPKFKRELDQLETLTDKWLYFLRSANKLQTAPPNLDEVPALHHAFEVAKQSKLSKKELELLEKREMFLHDNRNAILKARQDGRAEGHAEGRAEGEREKAIAIARSLLGLLDIETISQKTGIGIAEIQALL